The Catellatospora citrea DNA segment TCCCTGACCGCCTGCGTCTACGCCGACGGCTCCCGGCTGCCCGGCGACGCCGACCACCCCGCCGACACTCCGGTGCTGGTCAGCGAGATCGTGACGTTCCTGGTGGAGTACCGGCTGTTCGTCCTCGACGGCACCGTGCACGCCGCCAGCCGCTACGCCACCCACGGCCGGCTCGACCCGGCCCCGCTCGACGCCTGCCCGCACCGGGCCGCCGTGCTCGACTTCGCCGCCGGCCTGCTCGACACGTGCGGCGACAGCCTGCCCAGCGCCGTCGTCGTCGACGTGGGCCTGGCGAGCGACGCCGACCGCGGCACCGAGCACTGGGCCGTCGTGGAGGCGAACATGGCCTGGTTCAGCACCAGCTACGCCGCCGACCCGGACCGCGTCCTGGACGTGGTGCTCCGCGCGGCGGGACCACGCGACCGCCTGGCCGTCCGCGACCGGGCGTTCGTCCGGCCGCACGCAGCCGTGGGGTAGCCGCCGGCTCCGGGCAGTCGACGAGGCCGTTCCCGCCTAGGATCGCCCGGTGACCGTGTACGAGATCGCCGCCGCGCTGCCCGCCGTCGACGTGCTGCGCGGGCGCTGCAAAGCGCTGGCCGTGCTGGAGCGCATCATCGACAACTCGGAGCCGTACTACGCCTATACATCCATGTGGGGCGACGGCGAGGCGGCGCTGATGAGCAACGGCTGCGGCGACGAGTGGACCGTCGTGTTCACCGCTGGCGGCGCGTTCATCCGGGTGTTCGATCACGAGTCGGAGATGTCGCCCTTCCGCGATCCGGACCGCGAGTTGTGGCCGGGCTTGCTCGACGGCCTGCCTGCGGTGTTCCGCCCGCAAATGGAGGAACCTGCGTTCAGCGACGAGGAAGGCCAGTTCGTCGCCACCGCGGTGCTGTGGCGGCTGGCCGGTGACGACCGCTGGCGTGCCGGCGAGGGCATCACGTTCCCGGCTGACGACTCCAGGGACGGCTCCGGCATGCTCAGGATCCTGCTCGACGACGTCGTCGACCGGTACGTCGCGTTCGCCGAGGACTACTACGAGATCGAGGTGGACCCGGCGATCGTCGCGCACGTCGTCGCGCACGTCGTCGCGCACGTCGTCGCGCACGTCGTCGCGCACCGGCCGCTCACCGACGCGGTCGTACAAACCCTGAACGTCGGGGCGACTGTCGCCGAACTCCGCGACGACCTCGCGGTGATCGGGTATCCGATGGCGATCACGTCGATCGCCCGAGCCTGAGCCGGCGGCAGGCGTCATGGGGCGGGCCGCCACC contains these protein-coding regions:
- a CDS encoding ATP-grasp domain-containing protein codes for the protein MTIAAPTADFLVLPPRPDSTADLLAASARQRGMAVELLSGPVLPDRLRHATGAHLRGGPVFAGAVAEDLDLVLLEPDDDWLTRLPYEYTHRDITLTTLGEARWSRTPMFVKPPRDKSLTACVYADGSRLPGDADHPADTPVLVSEIVTFLVEYRLFVLDGTVHAASRYATHGRLDPAPLDACPHRAAVLDFAAGLLDTCGDSLPSAVVVDVGLASDADRGTEHWAVVEANMAWFSTSYAADPDRVLDVVLRAAGPRDRLAVRDRAFVRPHAAVG